AATAATCAGTTTTTGTTGCTTCTCTCTCAGTTCAGTAGCTACAAGATATGATCGCAAATTTCATTAAAGCTCAGTATGAAGGACCAccacaaacttctttcatgtactctaagtcGTACACCAAAAGAATCGATGACTTGAGAATGTcgcttgggtaccaacctccaaaattccagTAGTTCGATGGAAAAGGCAACCCAAAGCAGCATATCGGCCACTTCGTCGAAACATGTGAGAATGCAGGATCAAAAGGAGACCAGCTTATCAGGCAGTTCATTCAAAGCTTGAAAGGACATGCTTTTGAGTGGTACATCGATCTGGAGACGAAAGTTATTGACAGATAGAAACAGTTAGAAAAGGAGTTTCTCAATCATTTCTACAACACCAGATGTATCATGAGCATGATAGAGCTTACAAACACGAAACAACGAAAAAGAGTCGATCATCGACTACATAAATCAATGGAGAGCTCTAAGTCTTAACTGCAAAGATCGACTCACTGAATTGTCGGTTGTAGAAATGTacacccaaggcatgcattggggactCCTCTACATTCTACAAAGAATAAAGCCACACACATTTGAAGGGTTAGCAACTCGTgctcatgatatggaattgagcATTGCCAGCAGAGGAACTAAGGATTTTCCTGTTCCTAaagtaagaaaagataagaaggaGATGAAGGGTGCTGAAAGGATAGTGAAGAGCATCGTAAAGGAATCTATGGTCGTAAACACGACTCCACTGAAGttctccaaaagaaaagaagggagaGCTGAAAAGAAGGATGATCAAAGCGTGAGACGACGTCtgactttaaaagaaagacaAGAAAAAGTTTACCCATTTCCTGATTTAGATATTGCTAACATGCTAGAGCAACTACTAGAGAAGCAGCTGATCCAGCTGCCAGAATGTAAGCAACTTGAGCAAGCAGAAAAAGTGGATGATCccaactactgcaagtatcttTGGGTCATCAGTCACCCAGTAGAGAAATATTTTGTGTCGAATGAGCTAATTCTAAGGTTAGCTCATGAGAAGAAGATCGAGCTAGATTAATGCATTGTTAAATTCATCAACATCAAGTTCGAGTGTTCTAACTGTGACATACGAGAGTACTCTTTATTGCATGTCTATAGACTTCTCATATGAGGATTTACTATTGGGatctaaacttcataatagaccCTTGTATGTTTCTGGATATGTTCGAGAACAAAGAGTCGACCGGATCCTCATTGATAATGGATCAGCGGTCAACATAATGTCGAAGTCGACTATGAAGCAATTAGGCATCTTGATGGACGAACTCTCAAATAGTTAACTAGTAATTCAAGGTTTCAACTAGAGCAGCCAAAGAGTAATAGGTATGATACGCTTAGAACTCATAATTGGTGACTTAAAGGCTAGTGCATTGTTTCATTTTATATACTCAAGGACCACTTATAAGTTGTTACTCTATCGTCCTTGCATTAATGGAAATGGAGTAGTAACTTCAACACTGTATCagtgttttaaattttatcaagatgGCGTAAAGAAGGTTCAGGCCGACTCTAATCCGTTCTTAGAGGCTAAGTCTCACTTTGAAGATGCaaagttttatttgaaaaatgacAATAGCCCAGACGCCGTGCATATAGAAATTCCTCTTGTAAACAGAGAAGATAATTTACAGCTGAAATCACTTGCAAGCAGGAAACCACATAATAGTACAAGAACCTTTAACTCTGGAAAGGGTGAGGCATCCACGAGCACCATAAAAAGTATGATCTTGATGGATGAAAAGACTTTAAACCCACCGATTTTGCGCTATGTTCCTCTGTTGAGACGCAAGAAAGGCAAGTCGCCATTTGTAGAGTCCCCATAAGGCTTGAAGGTTGGtgactttaaagtcttaaaagAAAGCTTCATTACACCGCTTACCAAAATAACTAAGCAATAAATAAAGATAGACCTCACGGAAGCAAGCCTCAAAGACGGATGAAAGACGGGTTCGACCCCAAGGCTTAAAATTGATGGCAAAAGCAAGTTATGACTTAAGAACTCACAACGAGTTTAAAAGCTTTAAAATTCACGAACAACCTAAGCTCTCGTTAATCCAAAAGAAGTTGTTACAGGAATGACATGTTATACTCATTTCAAGAAAAGGACTCGGATAAAAGTCGCCAAAGCACATTCGTATAACTAGAAAGGGGAATGAAAAAGTGGTTAACAGCAATCATATAACTATAGAGGAGGTTGAtagtatggaagaaaaagaaggtgacagtcaaaaaacCTCAGCATTTAACCGAATTAGACCGCATGTTGCACGCGTCCTAGTATTTAAAAGATTAAGCATGACAGGGACAGAAAGAATAGGTCACTAATTAATATCTAGCATTAACCAACATCGACCTTTCAAAGCCTAACTACGacctttaaaaaaaagaaaggcaCATGTCACGCCTCGTCGACTACAAAACCATCGGCCTTTGAAAGGTTAAGCGtggctaaaaagaaaaatgtacaaACACCCCGTGCTTCAATTTTTAATCGTATTGACGATGGAGGCCAACGATCAAAACTGGTTCTAGCATAgatacaaagaagaagaaaccaaTATCGTGCGAGTCAGTTTGGCACCAAATTAAGCATACAGACGTCAAGAATTACCATGGTAAGAAGTTTCCTTGtgaggtaaagagagagaaattcgTAGCAATGTTCCCTtctaaatgaaaagaataaCTTTTGTTAATCTCAATACAAGTCAAGGTTTCTTGAAGGTGAAAAGACATGTTGTTATACTAACCCTGAAAAAAAAGACTCAGAACAAGAAGAAGGTGAAACCTCATGTCATCACATCACAACTCTTGAGGAATTAGAGATTGAAATTCCTGAAGAAGACGTGGAAGATGCTCCGCAGAGTTTAGAGAATGATGGTCAATCTACCGTAGATAAGCTGAAAGAGGTAAACCTTGGTACAATAGAGGAACCACGCTCAATTTTCATTAGTGCATCTCTCTCTAGTGAAGAGGAGGGTAAGTACATGAGTTTTCTCACAAAGTATAAGGAAACTTTTGCTTGGTCGTATAAGGAGATGCTAGGACTTGATCCAAAAGTAGCAGTCCACCATCCTGCAATTAAACCAAGGTATCAACCGATTAAGCAAGTGCAACGACGTTTTCGACCAGAGCTTATTTCCCAGATCGAGATTGAAGTCAAGTCGATTGAAGCAGGATTCATTTGCGAAGTCAAATATCCAACATGGATAGCAAACATTGTCCCTGTCAGAAAAAAGAACGGGCAGCTTTGCGTTTATGTAGACTTTCGTGACCTGAATAATGCATGCCCTAAAGATGATTTTCCTTTGCCCATCACAAAAATCATGGTTAATGTAACTACTGGACACGAGGTGTTGTCCTTTATGAATGGGACGTCTGGATATAACTAAATATAAAATGACTCTTTCAGATGAAGAAATGACAGCTTTCAGGACTCTAAAGGGAATATATTGTTACAAGGTGATGCCATTTGGATTAAAGAATGTTGGCGCCACTTATCAACGTGCTATGCAAAAAGTATTTGACGATATGCTACATAAGTATATCGAGtgttatgttgatgacatcGCGGTCAAATCCAAGAGACGATAAAACCATTTGAAGGATCTAAAAGTTGTGTTCGATCACTTGCAAAAATAACAGCTAAGGATGAGCCCTCTCAAATACGCGTTCGGTGTGACTTCAGGAAAGTTTCTTGGCTTCATTGTAAGGTATTGAGGGATTGAGATAGACCAGTCCAAGATTGATGCCATTTAGAAGATTCTAAGGCCAAAGAGTTTGTATGACCAAAGAAGTCTTTAGGGACGATTGGCTTGCATTCGAAGGTTCATCTCTAACCTGGCTGGTCGGTGTCAaccttttcaaaagttgatgagAAAAGGAGAAGATTTTGGGTGGGATGAGACTTGTCAAAATGCttttgatagcataaagaaaTACTTGCTTAATCCCCTAGTATTAGAAGCTCCAGTATCTGGCAAGCCATTAATATTGTACATTACTGCAAAGGAAAGGTTTCTAGGCACATTGTTGGCATAAGAGGATAAGAAGGGAAAGGAACGTGCTCTCTACTATCTAAGCATAACCTTAGTTGGGCCCGAAGTTAAATATTCTCCCATTGAGAAAATGTGCCTTGCACTCTTCTTTGCTATCGATAAGTTGAGACATTATATGCAGGAGTTCACAGTTCATCTAGTAGCAAAGGCGGACCCTATAAAGTATGTTATGTCTAGGCCGATTATCTTTGGATGCTTAGCTAAATGGGCAATTCTACTCCAACAATATGACATTGACTATATTCCTCAAAAAGCGATAAAAGGACAAGTGTTGGCAGACTTTCTAGAGGACCACCCAATTCCTTCAGATTGGAAGTTATGTGAAGACTTACCAGACGATGAAGCTTTCTTCACAGAAGTTATGAAATCTTGGACTATGTATTTTGATGACGCAGCGTGAAGAAGTAGTGTGGGGGCAGGCATCGTTCTTATTTCTCCTAAGAAACATATATTGCCTTATAGCTTTACGCTTACTGAACTGTGCTTAAAAAATGTGGCTGAATATTAGGCCTTAATAATTGGCCTTCAAATGGCATTAGAGATTGGagtatcattcatagaaattAACGATGATTCAAAGTTGATAATCAACCAGCTTTCGCTTCAGTATGATATGAAACATGAAGACTTGAAGCCATACTTTGCTTATACTCGACAATTGATGGAAAGGTTTGACAGTGTGATGTTGGAGCATGTCCCTAGAACCGAAAACAAAAGAGTAGACGCATTGGCAAATTTGGCCACTATCTTAAAGATGCCGGTGACGTAGCTCTGAATATACCACTTTGTCAATAATAGATTATGCCTCCAATTTTGTCAGAATGTTAAGAAGCGAACGTAATGACACCTCATTTGATTGACGAAGAAGATTGACGTCAACCTATCATAGAGAATCTTGAACATGGAATGCTTCTAAAGGATTTTCGTCATAAAACTTAGGTACGAAGAAGGACTGCACACTTTATTTATTACAAGGGAACCTTATATCGTCGTTCTTTTGAAGGGCTCTTCTTTCAATGTATTGGAAAGGAAGAGTCGATAAAAGTTCTAAGGGAAGCGCATGCAGGCATCTGTAGAGCACATCAATCGAGACCAAAGCTTCAATTTCAATTGAGACGAATGGGCTATTATTGGCCTCAGATGGTTCAAGATTCAATGGACTATGCAAAGAAGTGTGAAGCTCGTCAATACCATGCAAACTTCATACATCAACCTCCAGAGCCTCTACATCCAATTGTGGCTTCTTGGCCGTTCGAGGCTTAGGGACTTGATCTGGTTGGCCCTATTACACCAAAATCATCAGTAGGACATTCTTATATCCTTGTAGCAACAAATTATTTCTCAAAGTGGGCTGAGGCCATTCCCTTAAGAGAGGCCAAGAAAGAGAATGTGGCAAACTTTATTCGTACCCACATCATATATCGATATGGTATTCTTCACCGGATCGTGATAGATAATGGAAGGCAATTCCCCAATAGCATGATAGATAAATTATGTGAAAAATTTGGGTTCAAGCAATACAAGTCATCTATGTACAACACAGTTGCGAATGGCCTAGTAGAAGCATTCAATAAAACGTTATTCAATCTTCTGAAGAAAATTGTCTCCAAGTCAAAGAGGGATTGGCAAGAAAGAATCGGTGAAGCATTATGGGCTTATCGAACCACTCATCGCACTCCTACAGGGGTTATACCATATTCGCTTGTTTACGATGTAGAGGATGTTCTTCCTCTTGAAAGAGAAATTCCATCATTAAGAATGGAAGTGCAAGAGGAGTTGACTATTGAAGACAATGTCAAGTTACATCTTCAAGGATTAAAAGCACTTGATGAAAAGCGATTAGAAGCTCAGCAAGCATTAGAACGTTACCAAGCGAGAATGTCTAAAGCTTTTGATATGTCGTTAAACTCGCTCCTTTTAGATTGGGGATCTAGTGCTTGCTGTAAGAAGACCGATCATTATAACAAGGCATACAGGaaataagttcacacctaaatgAGATGGACCTTACATTGTCAAAGAAATTTACACAAATGATGCATACAAGATTATTAATCGAGGTAGATTAAAAATTGGCCCAATCAACGGCAAGTTTCTCAAGAAATTAGATATTGCCAAAGTATGCATCAGTTTATGTTTGAGCCTTCAGCGTGAACAAGGGAAGAATATTGTTCGAATCAGAAGTGATCATGGAAAGGAATTCGAGAATGAAGAATTTAATAGTTTTTGTGAAATAGAAGGGATACATCATGAATACTCAGCACCTTtaacaccacaacaaaatggagtAATAGAGAGAAAGAACAGAACTTTACAAGAGATGGCTGGAGTTATGATTCATGCCAAATCTCTACCACTACAGTTTTGAGCTAAAGCTGTAAATACTGCTTGTCATATTCATGATAGAATTACTACTCATTCTGGAACTACTGTAACTTTTTATGAGTTATGGAAGGGCAGAAAACTAAATGTTAAGTATTTTCATGTTTTTTGAAGTACTTATTacagggatgaaaaccctttccAGCGGAATAATTATAGaaatccaattttaattggaaccttaaaaataccaatacattggcaaaaaattacaaaaataatttttatggttaaacatggtttgaataaaaataca
The sequence above is drawn from the Cucumis melo cultivar AY chromosome 2, USDA_Cmelo_AY_1.0, whole genome shotgun sequence genome and encodes:
- the LOC103492076 gene encoding uncharacterized protein LOC103492076 gives rise to the protein MYNTVANGLVEAFNKTLFNLLKKIVSKSKRDWQERIGEALWAYRTTHRTPTGVIPYSLVYDVEDVLPLEREIPSLRMEVQEELTIEDNVKLHLQGLKALDEKRLEAQQALERYQARMSKAFDMSLNSLLLDWGSSACCKKTDHYNKAYRK